From Chryseobacterium sp. IHB B 17019, one genomic window encodes:
- the ytxJ gene encoding bacillithiol system redox-active protein YtxJ has product MSFFDKIFNGKEENQEKESFWKKIESEEDLKNAIENSFNHRIAIFKHSTSCFISKTVLRNFEKEIENLDQKVELYFLDLLKYRSISNKIAEDLGVRHESPQLIVIENGKAINSASHQHISADQII; this is encoded by the coding sequence ATGAGTTTTTTTGATAAAATATTTAATGGAAAGGAAGAAAATCAGGAAAAAGAATCTTTCTGGAAAAAAATTGAATCCGAAGAAGATCTTAAAAATGCTATTGAAAATTCCTTTAATCACAGGATCGCAATATTCAAACATTCAACAAGTTGCTTTATCAGCAAAACCGTATTGAGAAATTTTGAAAAAGAAATTGAAAACTTAGATCAAAAAGTAGAATTATATTTTTTAGATTTGCTGAAATACAGGTCTATCTCAAATAAAATCGCAGAAGATCTTGGCGTAAGGCACGAAAGTCCACAATTGATAGTAATAGAAAACGGAAAAGCAATCAACAGCGCTTCTCACCAGCATATATCGGCAGACCAAATTATATAA
- a CDS encoding DUF1569 domain-containing protein yields the protein MVKKSLHNRADFDEIIRRISDLSETSKGRWGKMDVCQMMRHCNFVLQIPLQKIELPVVNILFGTIGIVTKIEMQIFNNGIPRNMPTFQKLIVNFDCDFNDEKHDLLKTLDEYWNTFMNKNLPDNHMLFGKMKEKDWGFLEYKHLDHHLKQFNV from the coding sequence TTGGTAAAAAAAAGTCTTCATAACCGGGCTGATTTTGATGAAATCATCCGGCGTATCTCCGATTTGTCTGAAACATCCAAGGGAAGATGGGGAAAAATGGATGTCTGCCAGATGATGAGGCATTGTAATTTTGTACTACAGATTCCTCTACAAAAGATAGAATTACCTGTTGTTAATATTCTTTTTGGGACAATAGGTATTGTGACAAAAATTGAAATGCAGATTTTTAATAATGGAATTCCCAGAAATATGCCGACTTTTCAAAAACTAATCGTTAATTTTGATTGTGATTTTAATGATGAAAAACATGATCTTTTGAAAACACTTGATGAATACTGGAATACTTTTATGAATAAAAATCTCCCCGATAATCATATGCTTTTTGGGAAAATGAAAGAAAAAGATTGGGGATTTCTTGAGTACAAACATCTTGATCACCATTTAAAACAATTTAATGTATGA
- a CDS encoding Crp/Fnr family transcriptional regulator yields the protein MKNINNYLAKVLSVPVEKVNMCSLHYEVKKIQKNQFLLQYGEVCRYIYFVEKGLLKMYSIDKNGKEHIIQFAPESWLISDRSSLYFNEKSVYYIEAVEDSEVLLLQPDFINKLIGEFPNSLEKSDILIQKHIKSLQDRINSLLGETAEERYMKFIRMYPDLLLRVPQWMIASYLGITPESLSRVRKELARKNFVPDNK from the coding sequence ATGAAAAATATTAATAATTATTTAGCAAAAGTTTTAAGTGTTCCTGTAGAAAAGGTAAACATGTGTAGTTTGCACTATGAAGTAAAAAAAATTCAGAAAAATCAATTTCTTTTACAATATGGTGAGGTCTGCAGGTATATTTACTTTGTCGAAAAAGGGCTTTTAAAGATGTATTCTATCGACAAAAACGGTAAGGAGCACATTATTCAGTTTGCGCCGGAAAGCTGGCTTATATCGGACCGAAGCAGTCTTTATTTTAATGAAAAGTCTGTTTACTATATTGAAGCCGTTGAAGACTCCGAAGTTCTTTTACTGCAACCTGATTTTATCAATAAATTAATCGGAGAATTCCCGAACAGCCTTGAAAAAAGCGATATTTTAATCCAAAAACATATTAAAAGCCTTCAGGACAGGATCAATTCTTTACTAGGCGAAACCGCTGAAGAACGATACATGAAATTCATCAGAATGTATCCTGATCTGCTTTTGAGAGTTCCACAATGGATGATCGCATCTTACCTGGGAATCACGCCTGAAAGCCTGAGCCGTGTCAGAAAAGAACTGGCTAGGAAGAATTTTGTTCCAGATAACAAATAA
- the pncA gene encoding bifunctional nicotinamidase/pyrazinamidase — protein sequence MKKALIIVDVQNDFCEGGALAVPGANEVIPYINALMEENEYDQIVLTQDWHPADHKSFASNNGRNVGESIILNGVPQFMWPDHCIQGTFGAEFHKDLNQEKVTHIIQKGKNPEIDSYSGFQDNNHFMKTGLDDFLKYHDIQLLEIVGLAMDYCVKFTCTDAVANGYVTCLHFNGTRAVNVKPDNGRDAIYDMIQKGVTVLG from the coding sequence ATGAAAAAAGCGTTAATAATAGTAGATGTACAGAATGATTTTTGTGAAGGCGGCGCATTGGCAGTTCCGGGTGCAAATGAAGTAATTCCTTACATCAATGCTCTCATGGAAGAAAATGAATATGACCAGATTGTTTTAACCCAGGACTGGCATCCTGCAGATCATAAAAGTTTTGCCAGCAACAACGGAAGAAATGTTGGTGAAAGCATTATTTTAAACGGTGTTCCGCAGTTTATGTGGCCGGATCATTGTATTCAGGGAACCTTTGGGGCAGAATTCCATAAAGATTTAAATCAGGAAAAAGTAACTCATATCATTCAAAAAGGGAAAAATCCGGAGATTGACAGCTATAGTGGCTTTCAGGACAATAACCACTTTATGAAAACAGGTTTGGACGACTTCCTGAAGTATCATGATATTCAGCTATTGGAAATTGTAGGTTTAGCAATGGATTATTGCGTGAAATTTACCTGTACGGACGCCGTTGCGAATGGTTATGTGACATGCCTTCATTTCAATGGAACCAGAGCCGTCAACGTAAAACCGGATAACGGAAGAGACGCAATTTATGATATGATCCAGAAGGGTGTAACTGTTCTTGGATAG
- a CDS encoding aminotransferase-like domain-containing protein codes for MNKEFLYTEIANGIASQIRNGILKAGDKLPSVRKLCLDHQISMNTAKRVFLELESQSLVDSKPQSGYFVSKILSVKLPLPEVSKPSLIANNDEPDELINKIYENIGKKDLTIFSIGIPSGDLLPVAKLKKEIINATRVLKEGGTEYEELQGNVKLRRMIAVRSLQWGGNFHENDLVTTNGGMNALSFCLMALGKPGDTIAIESPCYPGILQLANGLGLKVLELPTHPTTGIEIEALKKVIPKIDLCLLIPNYNAPLGSCMPDENKKEVVRLLSENGIPLIEDDVYGDLYFGPNRPKCCKSFDKEGNVLYCSSISKTLAPGYRVGWIAPGKYKNKILKLKLLHSTSSISIVNEAVANFLKSGKYEKHLQQMRKTLHNNYQNYVQTIAESFPDGTRTSRPQGGLSLWVEFDKSIKTTELYDLAIRENISIAPGRMFTLQNQFENCMRLCIGLPWSEETQLKLRQVGSLAKRV; via the coding sequence ATGAACAAAGAATTTTTATATACAGAAATAGCCAACGGAATTGCATCACAGATCCGGAATGGTATATTAAAAGCAGGCGACAAGCTTCCTTCCGTCAGGAAACTATGTCTCGACCATCAGATCAGTATGAATACGGCAAAACGTGTTTTTCTCGAGCTGGAATCACAATCCCTGGTAGATTCAAAACCGCAATCCGGATATTTTGTAAGTAAGATTCTCTCTGTAAAGCTGCCGCTTCCGGAAGTAAGCAAGCCTTCATTAATAGCAAATAATGATGAGCCTGATGAGCTGATTAATAAAATTTATGAAAATATAGGTAAAAAAGATCTTACTATTTTTTCCATCGGGATTCCATCCGGTGATCTTTTGCCTGTGGCGAAACTAAAAAAAGAAATCATCAACGCTACCCGAGTTTTAAAAGAAGGCGGAACCGAATATGAAGAATTACAGGGAAATGTGAAATTGAGAAGGATGATCGCTGTAAGATCTCTACAATGGGGCGGAAATTTTCACGAAAATGATCTCGTTACTACAAACGGCGGGATGAACGCGCTTTCCTTTTGCTTAATGGCTTTAGGGAAACCCGGTGATACCATTGCTATTGAAAGCCCTTGTTATCCGGGTATTTTGCAGTTGGCAAACGGATTAGGGTTAAAGGTTCTAGAGCTTCCGACCCATCCCACTACAGGAATTGAAATTGAGGCTTTGAAAAAAGTAATCCCCAAAATTGATCTTTGCCTTTTGATCCCGAACTACAATGCTCCGTTGGGAAGCTGTATGCCGGATGAAAACAAAAAGGAAGTCGTAAGGCTCCTTTCGGAAAACGGAATTCCTTTGATTGAGGATGACGTTTACGGAGATCTTTATTTTGGGCCAAATCGTCCAAAATGCTGTAAATCTTTTGATAAGGAAGGAAATGTTTTATATTGCAGTTCGATTTCCAAAACCCTGGCTCCAGGCTATCGCGTCGGGTGGATTGCCCCCGGAAAATACAAGAATAAAATTTTAAAGCTAAAGCTTCTCCATTCCACCTCTTCGATCTCTATTGTGAATGAAGCTGTTGCTAATTTTCTAAAATCCGGAAAATATGAAAAACATCTCCAGCAGATGCGCAAAACATTGCATAATAATTATCAGAATTATGTCCAGACCATTGCAGAATCTTTCCCTGATGGTACCAGAACGAGCCGTCCGCAGGGTGGACTTTCGTTGTGGGTAGAATTTGATAAAAGTATTAAAACAACAGAACTCTACGATCTCGCTATCAGGGAAAACATCAGTATTGCTCCCGGACGGATGTTTACGCTTCAGAATCAGTTTGAAAACTGTATGCGGCTTTGTATCGGTCTGCCGTGGTCGGAAGAAACACAGCTGAAATTACGGCAAGTGGGAAGTTTAGCGAAGAGAGTTTGA
- a CDS encoding YfiT family bacillithiol transferase codes for MSDLEKRKFPIGQFEQPENICDIKLDEYINVIKEFPGRLRNLIEDFSDDQFDTPYREGGWTVRQLVNHIADSHINSFMRLKLALTEDNPTIRPYDEAKWAELQDSRNMPIKPAMRMIKGTHQRWTTLLKTMTNKQFERTFHHPEQNKNYDLRSYLALYAWHCDHHFAHIENLKKEKGW; via the coding sequence ATGAGCGATTTAGAGAAAAGAAAATTTCCAATAGGGCAGTTTGAGCAGCCTGAAAATATCTGTGATATCAAGCTCGATGAATATATCAATGTGATCAAAGAATTTCCGGGAAGGCTCAGAAACCTCATCGAAGATTTCAGTGATGACCAGTTTGACACCCCATACAGAGAAGGAGGCTGGACGGTAAGACAGCTTGTCAATCATATTGCAGACAGCCATATCAATAGTTTTATGAGGCTTAAATTAGCCCTTACAGAAGACAATCCTACCATAAGACCTTACGATGAGGCAAAATGGGCAGAACTCCAGGACAGCAGGAATATGCCAATAAAGCCGGCGATGAGAATGATTAAAGGAACACATCAACGATGGACCACTTTACTGAAAACAATGACCAACAAACAATTTGAAAGAACATTTCATCATCCCGAACAAAATAAAAACTATGATTTAAGAAGCTATCTTGCCCTTTATGCATGGCATTGCGATCATCATTTTGCTCATATTGAAAACCTGAAGAAAGAGAAAGGTTGGTAA
- a CDS encoding Crp/Fnr family transcriptional regulator — translation MVIKEEILHSAGASIKYYKASENIFMEGDSPNYYYQIVTGEAKLNNYTDEGKEIIQTLLEEGQSVGESLLFMDKTYPVNAVAITNCKILRLAKNVFFDLLRRYPDICLDMNRLLSQRLYFKLIMAQNICAQNPTTKLIGLMDYLKSFQKEQSPYSFLIPLTRQQMASLTGLCVETAIRTIKVMERDRIVKIKDRKILY, via the coding sequence ATGGTTATAAAAGAAGAAATTCTGCATTCAGCAGGAGCAAGCATAAAATATTATAAAGCTTCAGAAAATATTTTCATGGAGGGAGATTCTCCCAATTATTATTATCAGATCGTTACAGGGGAAGCAAAGCTAAATAATTATACTGATGAAGGTAAGGAAATTATTCAGACCCTTTTGGAGGAAGGACAGAGTGTAGGCGAGTCATTACTTTTTATGGATAAAACCTATCCTGTAAACGCAGTTGCAATTACAAACTGTAAAATTCTCAGGCTTGCGAAAAATGTATTTTTTGATCTCTTGAGACGCTACCCGGATATATGCCTTGATATGAACAGGCTGCTTTCTCAGAGGCTTTATTTTAAGCTGATAATGGCACAGAATATATGTGCACAAAATCCAACAACAAAGCTTATTGGATTAATGGATTACCTGAAAAGTTTTCAGAAGGAGCAATCACCATATTCATTCTTGATTCCTCTGACCAGGCAGCAAATGGCAAGTCTTACCGGTCTTTGCGTGGAAACAGCAATAAGGACAATTAAGGTCATGGAAAGAGACCGAATCGTAAAAATCAAAGATCGTAAAATATTATATTAA
- a CDS encoding Crp/Fnr family transcriptional regulator: protein MKTISCMNINPELLYIYGGEDRSYNSKDYVYREGDPALYYYQIVKGRVKQNSYNEEGKEFIHNILGENQSFGEPMLFLEEHYIMNTVCLTSVELIRLSKNNFMELLEKNPKLCQEMNACFSQRIYFKEIMLQSMSSQNPILRLKGLLNYLKSYYAEDCEQCFHVEFTRQQIANLTGLRVETVIRALKKMEKQGELKIDNRKILY, encoded by the coding sequence ATGAAAACTATTAGCTGCATGAACATTAATCCTGAGCTTCTTTACATATACGGTGGAGAAGATAGGAGTTACAATTCCAAAGATTATGTATACAGGGAGGGCGATCCTGCGCTTTATTATTACCAGATTGTGAAAGGGAGGGTAAAGCAAAACAGTTATAATGAAGAGGGAAAAGAATTTATACATAATATTCTGGGGGAAAACCAGAGTTTCGGGGAACCTATGCTTTTTTTGGAAGAGCATTATATCATGAATACGGTATGTCTCACAAGTGTAGAACTGATCCGGCTTTCTAAAAATAATTTTATGGAACTGCTGGAAAAGAATCCGAAACTTTGCCAGGAAATGAACGCATGTTTTTCGCAAAGAATTTATTTTAAGGAAATCATGCTGCAAAGTATGTCGTCTCAGAATCCTATTTTAAGATTAAAAGGACTATTAAATTATCTTAAAAGTTATTATGCGGAAGATTGCGAGCAATGCTTCCACGTAGAATTTACGAGACAGCAGATTGCAAATTTGACAGGTCTAAGAGTAGAAACTGTCATCAGAGCCTTAAAAAAAATGGAAAAACAAGGTGAACTTAAGATAGATAATCGAAAAATTTTATATTAA
- a CDS encoding DMT family transporter: MITDNISKDQMVSGWINGFIGVLLFSGSMPATKLAVTEMSPLFVTIARAGIAGILALSVLLIYKEKRPAKHQIFSLVLVSIGCVIGFPLLSSLALQYTTSAHSIVFLGILPLMTALFGVLRGGERPHPIFWFFSVAGSLLVIGYAVSQGISASPVGDILMLAAVILCGLGYAEGAKLSKTLGGWQVISWALVLALPLMLPLFFIYFPVDIANVTFQGWFGLAYISLFSMFIGFIFWYKGLAQGGIATIGQLQLLQPFFGLALAAYFLHEQVSLGMVGVTIGIILCVAGTKKFAKSLIKK; encoded by the coding sequence ATGATAACAGATAATATATCAAAAGACCAAATGGTAAGCGGATGGATCAACGGTTTCATCGGGGTATTGCTTTTCAGTGGTTCAATGCCGGCAACTAAATTGGCTGTAACGGAAATGAGCCCTCTTTTTGTAACTATTGCTAGAGCCGGAATTGCCGGTATCCTTGCTCTGTCCGTGTTATTGATTTATAAAGAAAAACGTCCCGCCAAACATCAGATTTTTTCTTTGGTTTTGGTTTCTATTGGTTGTGTGATAGGATTTCCTTTACTGTCATCTTTGGCTTTGCAGTATACAACCTCGGCGCATTCTATTGTCTTTCTGGGAATACTGCCTTTAATGACTGCTTTGTTTGGTGTTTTGCGGGGTGGCGAAAGACCGCATCCGATATTTTGGTTTTTCTCTGTTGCAGGAAGCTTATTGGTAATTGGATATGCAGTATCTCAAGGTATTTCTGCTTCTCCGGTGGGCGATATTTTAATGCTGGCTGCTGTTATTTTATGCGGATTGGGATATGCAGAAGGGGCAAAATTATCAAAAACTTTAGGTGGATGGCAAGTGATTTCCTGGGCTTTGGTTCTGGCTTTACCGCTAATGTTGCCTTTATTCTTTATCTATTTTCCTGTAGATATTGCAAATGTGACTTTCCAGGGATGGTTTGGGTTAGCTTATATTTCTTTATTCAGCATGTTCATTGGTTTTATATTTTGGTATAAAGGTCTGGCGCAGGGCGGGATTGCTACAATAGGGCAATTACAGCTCCTACAGCCGTTTTTCGGGTTGGCTTTAGCGGCTTATTTTCTTCATGAGCAGGTAAGTTTGGGTATGGTGGGAGTGACAATTGGGATCATTCTTTGTGTAGCCGGAACCAAAAAATTTGCTAAAAGCTTGATTAAAAAATAA
- a CDS encoding pseudouridine synthase codes for MSRDNNSGRPKKPRSSTRNNSDGSRASRPGNSSGSKPFKKTFPKAGERNSDSRKSSDTSYQARMDKKFSKTEQEPFISSPGEEKKPFGKSAPQRGGSRGKSFDTRDKYERGSLKYGRRPSNEDEKDDRAKSFVQKRRLNKIEKDVHKDTIRLNKYIANSGICSRREADELIVQGLVEVNGKVVTEMGYQVEKTDKVVFDGQNITPEKPVYVLLNKPKGYISTTKDDKARKTVMDLVANASPYRLFPVGRLDRSTTGVILLTNDGHMTKKLTHPSFDAKKIYHVTLDKKLSHEDLKLIAEGIRLDEGVAVVDQISFIEGKPKNEVGIEIHIGWNRVIRRIFQRLGYEVEALDRVMFAGLTKKNIKRGHWRILTELEVNNLKML; via the coding sequence ATGAGCAGAGACAATAATTCAGGAAGACCAAAGAAACCAAGAAGTTCAACAAGAAATAATTCTGATGGTTCTCGTGCTTCAAGACCTGGAAATTCTTCTGGTTCAAAACCTTTCAAAAAAACCTTTCCAAAGGCCGGAGAGAGAAATTCTGATTCTAGGAAAAGCAGTGACACAAGTTACCAAGCACGAATGGATAAGAAATTTTCAAAAACTGAACAAGAGCCATTTATCAGCAGTCCAGGTGAAGAAAAAAAGCCATTCGGAAAATCGGCTCCACAAAGAGGCGGGAGCAGAGGCAAAAGCTTTGATACTAGAGATAAATATGAAAGAGGCAGCTTAAAATACGGAAGAAGACCTTCTAATGAAGATGAAAAAGATGACAGAGCAAAATCCTTCGTACAGAAAAGAAGATTAAACAAGATTGAAAAAGATGTTCATAAGGACACGATTCGTCTTAATAAATACATCGCGAATTCAGGGATTTGCAGCAGAAGAGAAGCAGATGAATTAATTGTACAGGGATTAGTTGAAGTCAACGGAAAAGTAGTAACTGAAATGGGTTATCAGGTTGAAAAAACGGATAAAGTAGTTTTTGACGGACAAAATATCACCCCTGAAAAGCCTGTTTACGTTCTTTTAAATAAGCCAAAAGGTTATATTTCTACTACAAAAGACGATAAAGCAAGAAAAACAGTAATGGATTTAGTAGCAAATGCTTCTCCTTACCGTTTGTTTCCTGTAGGAAGGCTGGACCGTTCTACAACAGGAGTTATTCTTCTTACGAATGACGGACACATGACAAAAAAACTGACACACCCGTCTTTTGATGCCAAAAAAATCTATCATGTAACGCTGGATAAAAAACTTTCTCATGAAGATCTGAAGCTGATTGCAGAGGGAATCCGTCTGGATGAAGGTGTAGCCGTTGTTGATCAGATTTCTTTTATTGAGGGAAAACCGAAGAACGAAGTTGGAATTGAAATCCACATCGGATGGAACCGCGTTATCAGAAGAATTTTCCAAAGATTAGGATATGAAGTGGAAGCTCTTGACAGGGTAATGTTCGCAGGATTGACGAAGAAAAATATCAAAAGAGGACACTGGAGAATCTTAACAGAACTGGAAGTGAATAACTTAAAAATGCTTTAA
- a CDS encoding ferritin-like domain-containing protein, with amino-acid sequence MATKTSDNNTTSSTTTSTGAAIGTATSTSAKKTTAVDNATVKENDMKSSPLHKFFVSSLKDIYYAENAIIDALEKMQDAATTEELKEAFEDHQLQTKKHISRLEKVFKLIDETPAKKECEAIKGIIKEGEEVIKSTEEGSMTRDAALIIAAQKVEHYEIATYGGLAQLAITMGHDKAADLLERTLQEEEDTDYELTEIAETYINFDAEQED; translated from the coding sequence ATGGCAACAAAAACATCAGATAACAACACCACCAGCAGTACTACTACAAGCACAGGTGCAGCTATAGGTACGGCTACCTCAACATCAGCAAAAAAAACTACAGCAGTAGATAACGCAACCGTGAAAGAAAACGATATGAAAAGCTCTCCCCTTCACAAATTTTTCGTATCTTCTCTCAAAGATATTTACTACGCAGAAAATGCGATCATCGATGCACTGGAAAAAATGCAGGATGCCGCTACTACGGAAGAGCTGAAAGAAGCTTTCGAAGACCACCAGCTTCAGACCAAAAAACACATCAGCCGTTTAGAAAAAGTATTCAAATTAATTGATGAAACACCTGCAAAAAAAGAATGTGAGGCCATCAAAGGCATCATTAAAGAAGGTGAAGAAGTCATCAAATCTACAGAAGAAGGTTCCATGACACGTGATGCGGCATTGATTATTGCTGCACAGAAAGTAGAGCATTATGAGATCGCTACTTACGGCGGATTGGCTCAGCTAGCCATCACAATGGGGCATGACAAAGCTGCAGATCTTCTTGAAAGAACCTTACAGGAAGAAGAAGATACGGACTACGAACTTACCGAGATTGCAGAAACCTATATCAATTTTGATGCAGAACAAGAAGATTAG
- a CDS encoding KGG domain-containing protein, protein MNTRNSRNRSSRGNSSSNLEEIYQLGYDHGYSDASQDEEYDDDFSDYEDYFDDDYEEDYDDEDEDYDDYDDDYDDYDDYDDDEDYDDNRGRGRGRGGNGNQQRDSQGRFTSGGGRGGSRGRSNSGSGGRGGSSSGNGTSRRGFASMSKAERTRIARMGGEASHGGGRRSSGSNSGRSGSGGGRGSNSGSGNNGGSGRGSNSGSGTSGRGFASMSKAERTRIARMGGQASHGGGRSSGSGRSGFGGRRNNS, encoded by the coding sequence ATGAACACTAGAAATTCAAGAAATCGTAGTTCGAGGGGAAATTCTTCAAGCAACCTGGAAGAAATTTATCAGTTAGGCTATGACCACGGTTATAGCGATGCATCGCAAGATGAGGAATATGATGATGATTTTTCAGATTACGAAGATTATTTTGATGATGATTATGAAGAGGACTATGATGATGAAGACGAAGATTATGACGATTATGATGATGACTATGATGACTATGATGACTACGACGATGATGAGGATTATGATGACAACAGAGGACGTGGAAGAGGAAGAGGCGGAAACGGCAACCAGCAGAGAGACAGCCAGGGAAGATTCACTTCCGGAGGCGGTAGAGGCGGTTCACGTGGACGTTCCAATTCTGGTTCCGGAGGAAGAGGAGGATCATCATCAGGAAATGGAACATCAAGAAGAGGCTTTGCTTCTATGAGCAAGGCAGAGCGTACTAGAATAGCTCGTATGGGTGGGGAAGCATCCCACGGAGGCGGAAGAAGATCTTCCGGTTCAAATTCAGGAAGATCCGGATCAGGTGGCGGAAGAGGCTCCAATTCGGGTTCAGGAAATAACGGCGGTTCAGGTCGAGGTTCAAATTCAGGATCAGGAACATCAGGAAGAGGTTTCGCGTCAATGAGCAAAGCTGAACGTACGAGAATAGCTCGTATGGGAGGTCAGGCATCTCATGGAGGCGGAAGGTCTTCCGGTTCCGGCAGATCAGGATTTGGAGGCAGACGTAATAATTCATAA